A single genomic interval of Ktedonobacterales bacterium harbors:
- the panC gene encoding pantoate--beta-alanine ligase, whose product MQIINTVAEMQALARRWATDESVGLVPTMGYLHDGHLSLARAARQECARVVVSIFVNPTQFGPREDLSRYPRDLPRDLALLEQAGADYIFTPAADDVYAPGFACYVDPVGPLVERLEGASRPGHFRGVATVVAKLFQVVCPQRAYFGQKDAQQVAVIRQLIVDLHFALTLRVLPTVREADGLAMSSRNAYLSPEERQAATILYQALQEARRLVDAGEQNTDILRAALARVIAREPRAHLDYADVCDPNTMLALPRIAPDQPVLLALAARVGPARLIDNFLRHSDGAWDGD is encoded by the coding sequence ATGCAGATCATCAACACGGTTGCCGAGATGCAGGCTCTGGCGCGGCGCTGGGCGACGGACGAAAGCGTTGGCCTTGTCCCGACGATGGGCTATCTCCACGATGGGCATCTCTCTCTGGCACGCGCTGCCCGCCAGGAATGCGCGCGGGTCGTCGTCAGCATTTTCGTCAATCCCACGCAGTTTGGCCCACGCGAAGACCTTTCGCGCTACCCGCGCGACCTGCCGCGCGATCTGGCGCTGCTGGAACAGGCGGGCGCTGACTACATCTTCACGCCTGCCGCTGATGATGTCTACGCGCCTGGGTTCGCGTGCTATGTAGACCCCGTTGGGCCGCTGGTTGAGCGCCTGGAGGGCGCGAGCCGCCCCGGCCACTTTCGCGGTGTTGCCACTGTCGTTGCCAAGCTCTTTCAGGTTGTCTGCCCTCAGCGCGCCTATTTCGGCCAGAAAGACGCCCAGCAGGTGGCGGTGATCCGTCAGCTTATTGTCGATCTGCATTTTGCCCTGACGCTGCGTGTCCTGCCGACGGTGCGCGAAGCTGATGGCCTTGCTATGAGCAGCCGCAACGCGTATCTCTCGCCTGAAGAACGCCAGGCCGCCACGATTCTCTACCAGGCTCTTCAAGAGGCGCGGCGGCTGGTTGACGCTGGCGAACAGAATACCGACATCCTGCGCGCCGCGCTTGCCCGCGTCATCGCCCGCGAGCCGCGCGCCCACCTGGATTACGCCGATGTGTGCGACCCCAACACGATGCTGGCCTTGCCACGCATCGCGCCAGACCAGCCAGTCTTGCTGGCGCTGGCGGCGAGGGTTGGCCCGGCGCGGCTGATTGATAACTTCCTGCGCCACTCTGATGGGGCGTGGGATGGCGATTGA
- a CDS encoding glycosyltransferase, whose amino-acid sequence MRIALVAPLISPIAPPFMGGAQALLADLAAGMAARGHQITLFAASGSSIPDPGVTVRDPGIDWRQLRPASFHETAADAEGESEPPDGAFFRSADGFLRVFTLLQQELSAYDLIHAHAFDWPSFAFGALLARQRPVVHTLHLPAVNPEINALLRELHETGNPTRFITVSQACAETYRPFVPLDTIIPNGIDTDAIPFGPEPDADGCVLFAGRLSPEKGVADAIKIARRAGRRLSLAGGIYDSTYFEQAIQPQLHAHKHDLEYVGQLPRPDLWALMGHATAVLLPIDWEEPFGLVAAEAMAAGCPVIAYARGALPEIIKDGETGFLISPGDIDAAARAVVSASSLSRSACRARAQRYFSLTRMLDDYERFYQQLLHGHAGG is encoded by the coding sequence TTGCGTATCGCTCTTGTAGCCCCGCTCATCTCACCCATCGCGCCGCCGTTTATGGGGGGAGCGCAGGCGCTGCTGGCCGATCTGGCCGCCGGCATGGCCGCGCGCGGCCATCAGATCACCCTTTTTGCCGCCTCTGGCTCGTCCATTCCAGACCCCGGCGTCACGGTGCGCGACCCAGGAATTGACTGGCGCCAGTTACGCCCGGCCAGCTTCCATGAAACTGCCGCCGACGCTGAAGGCGAAAGCGAGCCGCCCGACGGCGCCTTCTTTCGCAGCGCCGATGGCTTTCTGCGCGTCTTCACCCTGCTTCAGCAGGAGCTAAGCGCGTATGATCTGATTCACGCCCATGCCTTCGACTGGCCCTCTTTTGCTTTTGGCGCGCTGCTGGCGCGGCAGCGCCCCGTTGTCCACACGCTGCATCTGCCCGCCGTCAATCCAGAAATCAACGCGCTCCTGCGCGAACTGCACGAAACAGGCAACCCGACCAGATTTATCACCGTTTCCCAGGCGTGCGCGGAGACGTATCGCCCCTTTGTCCCGCTGGATACCATCATTCCTAACGGCATTGATACCGATGCTATCCCCTTTGGCCCGGAACCCGACGCGGATGGCTGCGTTTTATTTGCCGGACGCCTCTCGCCAGAGAAAGGCGTCGCCGACGCCATCAAGATCGCCCGCCGGGCGGGCCGCCGTCTGAGCCTGGCCGGTGGCATCTACGACTCAACCTATTTCGAGCAAGCCATTCAGCCCCAGCTTCACGCGCACAAGCACGACCTGGAATATGTGGGGCAGCTTCCGCGCCCCGACCTCTGGGCGTTGATGGGCCATGCCACCGCGGTGCTGCTGCCTATTGACTGGGAAGAACCCTTCGGCCTGGTTGCCGCCGAAGCAATGGCGGCTGGCTGCCCCGTCATCGCCTACGCGCGCGGCGCGCTGCCAGAGATCATCAAGGATGGCGAAACGGGTTTCCTTATTTCCCCTGGTGACATTGACGCTGCCGCGCGCGCCGTCGTCTCGGCCTCTTCGCTTTCACGCTCCGCCTGCCGCGCCCGCGCCCAGCGATATTTCAGCCTGACCCGCATGCTCGACGACTATGAGCGGTTCTACCAGCAATTACTGCATGGACACGCAGGCGGTTAG
- a CDS encoding SDR family oxidoreductase has product MNTAKTPQPVALITGAGRGVGRATAQHFAAQGYHVVICARTISQIQATAQSISAAGGSVLGMRCDVSSASDVGALFAAALEHFGRIDVLINAAAMLVKQPFAEMTIKTWDKVMEVNLRGAVLCCRRAFDVMIPQGSGVIINISSLSGFPNVEKFPGLSAYNVSKYAVAGLSEILAVEGQPHHIRVLAVSPGAVDTEMLRQAAPGLKAGMTPDDLARILFFLASDDARHLSGINLPIFSNA; this is encoded by the coding sequence ATGAATACAGCAAAGACTCCCCAGCCTGTTGCGCTCATCACCGGAGCCGGGCGCGGCGTTGGGCGCGCCACCGCCCAGCATTTTGCCGCGCAGGGCTATCACGTCGTTATCTGCGCCCGCACCATCAGCCAGATTCAAGCAACGGCTCAGAGCATCAGCGCGGCGGGCGGCAGCGTCCTGGGCATGCGCTGCGATGTCAGCAGCGCCTCGGATGTCGGCGCGCTCTTCGCTGCCGCCCTGGAACACTTTGGCCGGATTGATGTCCTCATCAACGCGGCGGCCATGCTGGTGAAGCAGCCCTTCGCCGAAATGACGATAAAAACCTGGGATAAGGTCATGGAAGTCAATCTGCGCGGCGCGGTCCTCTGCTGTCGGCGCGCCTTCGATGTCATGATTCCGCAGGGTAGCGGCGTTATCATCAACATCTCCTCGCTCTCCGGCTTCCCCAACGTCGAGAAGTTCCCCGGCCTGAGCGCCTATAACGTCTCGAAATACGCGGTGGCCGGGCTGAGCGAGATTCTGGCAGTAGAAGGCCAGCCCCATCATATCCGCGTGCTGGCCGTCAGCCCCGGCGCGGTGGATACCGAGATGCTGCGCCAGGCCGCGCCGGGCCTGAAAGCTGGCATGACCCCCGACGATCTGGCGCGCATCCTCTTTTTCCTTGCCAGCGACGACGCCCGCCACCTCAGCGGCATCAACCTGCCCATCTTCAGCAACGCCTGA
- a CDS encoding HIT family protein, translating to MGWRLRAVTASAARDGGASSNWKRERNPMDDCVFCKIIAGQIPAAVVYRDETVMAFMSLQQLTEGHTLVIPIRHFRNIYELPDDLAGPLLSAAARIARAIKREFKPDGMWVSQFNEPAAGQSVFHFHIHVIPRYLNDAALKGFRLPEPSDMATLQALAARVQAGLA from the coding sequence GTGGGATGGCGATTGAGGGCTGTTACTGCTAGCGCCGCCAGAGACGGTGGCGCTAGCAGTAATTGGAAAAGAGAAAGGAACCCTATGGACGATTGTGTCTTTTGCAAAATTATTGCGGGCCAGATTCCTGCTGCGGTAGTCTATCGAGACGAGACGGTCATGGCTTTTATGAGCCTGCAACAATTGACAGAGGGGCATACGCTGGTAATCCCCATTCGGCATTTCAGAAACATTTATGAATTGCCTGATGACCTGGCCGGGCCGCTGCTCAGCGCGGCGGCGCGCATTGCGCGGGCGATCAAGCGCGAGTTTAAGCCAGATGGGATGTGGGTGTCGCAGTTCAACGAGCCAGCCGCAGGCCAGAGCGTCTTTCACTTCCATATTCATGTCATCCCGCGCTACCTCAACGACGCGGCGCTGAAGGGCTTCAGATTGCCTGAGCCGTCTGATATGGCGACGCTGCAAGCTCTCGCGGCGCGTGTACAGGCGGGGCTGGCCTGA
- a CDS encoding UvrD-helicase domain-containing protein, whose protein sequence is MTIPREGTKLDLLTGLNAPQQEAVTHGEGPLLILAGPGSGKTRVITHRIAYLLREQDVPPWGLLAVTFTNKAAREMRERLDKLVGARARDLTIGTFHAICARILRREGNQTGVIPSNFAIFDDDDQTTLAKQAVLNLDLNDKQYQPRSMLSAISRAKNELMGPLQFAEQARKYYDEIVARVYKEYQRLLQHNNAVDFDDLILLTHTLWRQHPDVLERYQARYRFLHIDEFQDTNIAQYKLVMLLGKGTPENPGHRNVCVVGDEDQGIYSWRGADVRNILAFEQDFPEARVILLEQNYRSTQPILDAARQVVQHNLSRKDKRLWTETRGGERILVHEAYNEEEEGQWVANEIRRLVARGEVKLKDCAVMYRTNAQSRALEEQFIRAGVPYKVIGSKRFYERKEIKDVLSYLRLLLNPSDTFSLKRIINVPNRKIGPKTLDELLKWADMQKLPVCEALRTIQDHPTLNTAGKRALVNFCAILDNLLAAAATERLPDLIEQILNQTGYRSELSGGSEEGEERLRNVRELQRVAMDYSEIEPGTALQLFLEQVALVGGADVVQTSGDERARLAQEDADAATLITLHAAKGLEFPAVFIVGMEEGLLPHGRSLMDIKQLEEERRLAYVGITRAMKRLYLVRAFRRTFYGSFGEAGGSVMEPSRFLMDIPEHLVDGRQSMPRSRASGSVSLPRSVPGGATMDAPPSNRSRGGWAARASGPGGWGYSSQIARELAEDETPSATPDRPPAEPSGPQFHAGDRVKHRVYGVGTVVSSMQEHDNELVEVDFGERFGKKTLDVSFARLEKM, encoded by the coding sequence ATGACCATACCAAGGGAGGGAACGAAGTTGGACCTGCTGACGGGATTGAACGCGCCGCAGCAGGAAGCAGTGACACACGGCGAAGGGCCGCTGCTGATTCTGGCGGGGCCGGGCAGCGGGAAGACGCGGGTGATTACGCATCGAATCGCCTATCTCTTGCGCGAGCAGGACGTGCCGCCCTGGGGCTTGCTGGCCGTGACTTTTACCAACAAGGCCGCCCGCGAGATGCGCGAGCGATTGGATAAGCTGGTGGGCGCGCGGGCGCGCGATCTGACGATTGGCACCTTCCACGCCATCTGTGCGCGTATCTTACGGCGCGAGGGCAACCAGACCGGAGTCATCCCCTCCAACTTTGCGATCTTCGATGATGACGACCAGACCACGCTGGCAAAGCAGGCGGTTCTGAATCTCGATCTGAATGATAAACAATATCAGCCCCGCAGCATGCTCAGCGCCATTTCGCGGGCGAAAAATGAACTGATGGGGCCGCTGCAATTCGCCGAGCAAGCGCGCAAATACTATGATGAAATCGTGGCGCGCGTCTATAAAGAATACCAACGCTTGCTGCAACACAATAACGCCGTTGATTTCGATGATCTGATCCTGCTGACCCATACCCTCTGGCGGCAGCATCCCGATGTGCTGGAGCGTTATCAGGCGCGCTATCGCTTTTTGCATATTGATGAGTTTCAAGATACGAATATCGCGCAGTATAAGCTGGTAATGCTGCTGGGCAAAGGCACGCCGGAGAACCCCGGCCATCGCAATGTCTGTGTCGTGGGCGATGAGGACCAGGGCATCTATTCCTGGCGCGGCGCAGATGTGCGCAATATCCTGGCTTTCGAGCAAGACTTCCCTGAAGCGCGGGTCATTCTGCTGGAGCAGAACTATCGCTCCACCCAGCCGATCCTCGACGCGGCGCGCCAGGTGGTGCAGCATAACCTTTCGCGCAAGGATAAGCGGCTCTGGACCGAGACCAGGGGCGGCGAACGCATATTGGTCCACGAGGCATATAACGAGGAGGAAGAGGGCCAGTGGGTGGCGAACGAAATCCGCCGCCTGGTGGCGCGGGGTGAGGTGAAGCTGAAGGATTGCGCGGTGATGTACCGGACCAACGCGCAATCGCGGGCCTTGGAAGAGCAGTTTATCCGGGCGGGCGTCCCCTATAAGGTGATCGGATCCAAACGCTTCTATGAGCGCAAAGAAATCAAAGACGTGCTTTCCTATCTGCGGCTGCTGTTGAATCCGTCAGATACCTTTAGCCTGAAGCGCATCATCAACGTTCCCAACCGCAAAATTGGCCCAAAGACGCTGGATGAACTGCTCAAGTGGGCCGATATGCAAAAGCTGCCGGTCTGCGAGGCGCTGCGCACGATTCAAGATCATCCGACGCTGAACACGGCGGGGAAGCGGGCGCTTGTCAATTTCTGCGCGATTCTGGATAATCTGCTGGCTGCGGCAGCCACGGAGCGCCTGCCCGATCTGATCGAGCAGATTCTCAATCAGACCGGCTATCGCTCGGAGTTGAGCGGGGGCAGCGAAGAGGGCGAAGAGCGTCTGCGCAATGTGCGCGAATTGCAGCGGGTGGCAATGGATTATTCCGAGATTGAGCCGGGGACGGCGCTGCAACTGTTTCTGGAGCAGGTGGCGCTGGTCGGCGGGGCCGATGTGGTTCAGACCAGCGGCGATGAGCGGGCCAGACTGGCCCAGGAAGACGCCGACGCCGCCACACTGATTACGCTGCACGCGGCCAAGGGGCTGGAGTTTCCGGCGGTGTTTATCGTCGGGATGGAAGAGGGGTTGCTGCCGCATGGGCGCTCGTTGATGGACATCAAGCAGCTTGAAGAGGAGCGGCGCCTGGCCTATGTGGGCATCACCCGCGCTATGAAGCGGCTCTATCTGGTGCGCGCCTTCCGGCGCACGTTCTATGGCAGCTTTGGCGAGGCGGGCGGTAGTGTGATGGAACCCTCGCGCTTCCTGATGGATATTCCTGAGCATCTGGTGGATGGCCGCCAGAGCATGCCGCGCAGCAGAGCCTCTGGCAGCGTGAGCCTGCCGCGCAGCGTGCCAGGGGGCGCGACGATGGACGCCCCCCCCAGCAATCGCAGCCGGGGCGGCTGGGCTGCCCGCGCCTCTGGCCCAGGTGGCTGGGGCTATTCCAGCCAGATCGCGCGCGAGCTAGCAGAGGATGAGACGCCTTCGGCCACACCAGACCGCCCGCCCGCCGAGCCAAGCGGGCCACAATTTCACGCGGGGGACCGCGTGAAGCATCGCGTCTATGGCGTTGGGACCGTCGTCAGCAGTATGCAGGAACACGATAACGAACTGGTCGAAGTTGATTTTGGCGAGCGTTTTGGCAAAAAGACGCTGGATGTCAGCTTTGCGCGTCTGGAGAAGATGTAA
- a CDS encoding alpha/beta hydrolase, producing the protein MQEQAADVTLEDATVEARGLRFHYRAWQPAAGAASGLPPLLLIHGLASAARIWDLTAPLLARRGFRVVALDQRGHGESDKPDHGYTFEEILADDHAVAAALGLERPVVVGHSWGGGVVLNYAATYPQDTHAIVLVDGGFTQMGQRAGWTKERMLKELAPPQFAGTPAGTFLTFPQRGPLAEVWSPQLEDIFLHIVELRADGTVAPRLSLANHLQILEAMWEQPTLALYDHVTCPILLVCPEQQAADDRQRQFQAAKREGIARILAAHPAVRVEYLADTVHDAPLQRPAVLAGLIAQMAGAPQ; encoded by the coding sequence ATGCAGGAACAGGCAGCAGATGTGACTCTGGAGGATGCGACGGTTGAGGCGCGCGGGCTGCGCTTTCATTATCGGGCATGGCAGCCAGCGGCGGGAGCGGCTTCGGGCCTCCCGCCGCTCTTATTGATTCACGGGCTGGCTTCGGCGGCGCGCATCTGGGACTTGACCGCCCCTCTGCTGGCGCGGCGCGGCTTCCGTGTGGTGGCGCTCGATCAGCGCGGTCATGGCGAGAGCGACAAGCCAGATCACGGCTACACCTTTGAGGAGATTCTGGCCGACGATCACGCCGTTGCTGCCGCTCTGGGGCTGGAGCGCCCTGTCGTCGTGGGGCATTCCTGGGGTGGAGGCGTCGTGCTGAACTACGCGGCGACCTATCCGCAGGACACCCACGCGATTGTGCTGGTGGATGGCGGCTTTACGCAGATGGGCCAGCGGGCAGGCTGGACTAAAGAGCGCATGCTGAAAGAACTGGCCCCGCCGCAGTTTGCCGGAACGCCCGCCGGAACGTTCCTGACGTTTCCGCAGCGCGGGCCGCTGGCGGAGGTCTGGAGTCCACAGCTTGAAGACATCTTCTTGCATATCGTCGAACTGCGCGCCGATGGGACGGTTGCCCCGCGCCTTTCGCTGGCAAACCATCTCCAGATTCTGGAAGCGATGTGGGAGCAGCCCACGCTGGCGCTGTATGACCACGTGACCTGTCCGATTCTGCTGGTCTGCCCGGAGCAGCAGGCGGCAGATGATCGTCAGCGCCAGTTTCAGGCCGCCAAGCGCGAGGGCATTGCGCGCATCCTGGCGGCGCATCCTGCGGTTCGCGTCGAGTATCTGGCCGATACCGTCCATGACGCGCCACTTCAGCGGCCAGCGGTTCTCGCGGGATTGATCGCGCAGATGGCCGGGGCGCCGCAGTAG
- a CDS encoding transposase, which produces MPSRKTFKYRISPTARQEQTLLFFLRRCRDLYNAGLEQRRTYYQMRHASLSCYAQINELPDLKQTYPAYQDVPSHVLQDVLRRLDKAFAAFFRRIRNGDTPGYPRFKSATRYQSFTYPDVAGWKLHGDRLALAGVGDVKVRLHREMQRTIKTVTIRRDIDQWYVTFSCEVAEEPPLPPTTAAVGLDLGVLHFATLSTGEQIENPRQYRKGLKRLKRLSQVKDRRKYGSHRRKRAAIALAKAHRKVRNQRHNFHHQLSRRLVDEYGLLAMEDLSILNMTATPEAKPDPDHEGAYLPNGAAAKAGLNQSILDAGWGQFQQFCIVKAERAGRRVVLVDPKYTSQLCSGCGTIVKKELSERWHSCACGAELDRDHNAALNMLFRGQEVAHDATAS; this is translated from the coding sequence GTGCCGAGTAGGAAGACGTTCAAATACCGTATCTCCCCAACAGCCAGGCAAGAACAGACGCTGCTGTTCTTTCTGCGGCGCTGTCGTGACCTGTACAACGCGGGGCTGGAACAACGCCGCACCTACTATCAGATGCGCCACGCCTCGCTTTCCTGCTATGCCCAAATCAACGAGTTGCCCGACCTGAAGCAGACGTACCCCGCCTATCAAGACGTTCCCTCGCATGTCCTGCAAGACGTGCTGCGCCGCCTGGACAAAGCCTTTGCCGCCTTCTTCCGCCGCATCAGGAATGGGGACACCCCTGGCTACCCGCGTTTCAAGAGTGCCACCCGCTATCAGAGTTTCACCTATCCTGACGTGGCTGGCTGGAAGCTGCACGGGGACCGCCTGGCGCTGGCTGGTGTGGGCGACGTGAAAGTCAGGCTGCATCGGGAGATGCAGCGTACAATCAAAACTGTCACCATCCGGCGCGATATAGACCAATGGTACGTCACGTTCTCCTGTGAGGTGGCCGAGGAACCTCCCTTGCCGCCCACTACTGCCGCCGTTGGGCTGGACCTGGGTGTGCTGCATTTTGCCACGTTGTCTACAGGCGAGCAGATCGAGAACCCCCGGCAGTATCGCAAAGGCTTGAAGCGTCTCAAGCGGCTGAGCCAGGTCAAGGACCGGCGGAAATATGGCAGTCATCGCAGAAAACGAGCGGCTATCGCGCTGGCAAAGGCACATCGCAAGGTCCGCAACCAACGGCACAACTTTCATCATCAGCTTTCCCGCCGCCTGGTGGATGAGTACGGGCTACTGGCGATGGAAGACCTGTCTATCCTCAATATGACCGCCACGCCGGAAGCCAAACCGGACCCAGACCACGAGGGCGCGTATCTGCCCAATGGGGCGGCGGCCAAGGCGGGCTTAAATCAATCCATCCTAGATGCTGGTTGGGGTCAGTTCCAACAGTTCTGCATCGTCAAGGCTGAGAGGGCCGGGCGGCGCGTGGTGTTGGTAGACCCCAAGTACACCAGCCAGCTTTGCAGCGGGTGTGGAACCATCGTGAAAAAGGAACTCTCCGAACGCTGGCACTCCTGCGCATGCGGCGCAGAGCTAGACCGGGACCACAACGCGGCACTCAACATGTTGTTCCGGGGCCAGGAAGTGGCCCACGATGCTACGGCGTCGTAG